TCCAGCATCGTATGCACCAGTTGCGTCTACAATACCTGAAGAATAAGAGTAAGAACGGCGCATGATTCTTGCTTTTGCCTTTTTGGCAAGAAATACATGTGAGGTTTCAGGAACTATATAGTTACCATTCTCATCTTTACGTTCAATGTCCATCGCATCAAATTCTTTTTTCTTACCAAGTGGAGCGCCACTATCACGATGGCGACCAAATGTATTTTCTTGTTCTTTTAATGCTGTACGATCCCATGTTTCTAAATGTAATTGAATGCGACGGACAACTAAATAAGTACCACCTGTCATCCATGGTTTAGAATCACCGGATTGTACCCAAACAACCTTATTCATATCGCTTTCACTGGAGGAATTGGGATTTTCAGTACCATCCTTAAATGCAAATAAGTTACGAGGTGTTTGCTTTTTGCCGTTTTCAATAGGGAAAGAATTAAAACCGGCTTGTGACCATTTCAAAGAAACTTTCCCTGATGCAGCACGAATTAAATTACGTACAGCATGAAATGCAACTTGAGGATCGTCAGCGCAAGCTTGAATGCAAATGTCGCCTCCCGTATAAGCCTCTTCTAGCTGGTCTTTTGGAAAATGTGGAAGGTCTTTTAGTTCTGCTGGTTTAAGAGATGAAAGGCCAAGCTCCTTTATCTCAAATAAAGAAGGGCCAACACCAAATGTAATGGATAAGTTTCGTGCATCTAATCCTTTTGCTTCACCGGTATCTTTTGGTGGGAGGATTCCATTTTTATATTCAACACCAATTGTTTCGCCATTCATCATACGAACAGCAAGAGGTGTCCACATTTTGAACAGCTCTTGCAATTCTGCTTTTGACTTAACCAAAACATTTAAAGAAGCGAAATAGATATTCGTTTGAACAGCAGTGGCAATTCCTGATTGATGTTTACCATAAAAGTTTACTTTATTGGTTGCGCTATGATCATCATCTAAGAAAACATCTTTACCAAATGCTTTTAAAATGCCACCCATGCCGGATGCACCAATTGCAATTCCAGCAGCTCCAG
This window of the Rummeliibacillus pycnus genome carries:
- the efeB gene encoding iron uptake transporter deferrochelatase/peroxidase subunit, coding for MTETNNDEKLLDKKFTRRQMLKMTGAGAAGIAIGASGMGGILKAFGKDVFLDDDHSATNKVNFYGKHQSGIATAVQTNIYFASLNVLVKSKAELQELFKMWTPLAVRMMNGETIGVEYKNGILPPKDTGEAKGLDARNLSITFGVGPSLFEIKELGLSSLKPAELKDLPHFPKDQLEEAYTGGDICIQACADDPQVAFHAVRNLIRAASGKVSLKWSQAGFNSFPIENGKKQTPRNLFAFKDGTENPNSSSESDMNKVVWVQSGDSKPWMTGGTYLVVRRIQLHLETWDRTALKEQENTFGRHRDSGAPLGKKKEFDAMDIERKDENGNYIVPETSHVFLAKKAKARIMRRSYSYSSGIVDATGAYDAGLVFISFQKNPEQFIKIQNHLGRLDKLNEYITHRGSGVFACFPGIKKGSYIGEALFNTL